A genomic stretch from Malus domestica chromosome 15, GDT2T_hap1 includes:
- the LOC103417347 gene encoding uncharacterized protein At5g64816, translating into MVEVWWSLLAAIPAVVAGQAFRVKKRRAEEQRLMSARGREKSSDEIFVCERVCTSKRMLKKVGAFSKDPIPDSCVTVCGVSELDACADACARTVCVNQHQVPNWNDICLRRCQSECLKLSSSSS; encoded by the coding sequence atggtggaagTGTGGTGGTCCCTGTTAGCAGCTATCCCTGCAGTGGTTGCAGGACAAGCATTTCGAGTGAAGAAAAGGCGTGCTGAAGAACAGAGATTAATGAGTGCTAGGGGGAGGGAGAAGAGTTCTGATGAGATCTTTGTCTGTGAAAGGGTATGTACATCAAAGAGAATGCTGAAAAAGGTAGGTGCATTTTCAAAGGATCCAATTCCTGATAGCTGTGTTACCGTGTGCGGTGTATCTGAGCTGGATGCTTGTGCTGATGCATGTGCACGCACTGTTTGCGTAAACCAACATCAAGTACCTAACTGGAATGACATCTGCCTTCGGAGATGCCAGAGTGAATGTCTTAAACTCTCTTCTTCCAGTTCTTAG
- the LOC103417346 gene encoding uncharacterized protein isoform X2, with product MDRFSRRTALFLFWFIIVSLQIPKTIGEAQPEVEKNEEADQPTAFGRTMQDTMSMLYDTISVLQKSHQNAWDKVKTIINDMQLQFSPPNLEGGDEANAKGSEGDDQGMGGKVKEAAQKSFETSKHTVEESAKSAGEAVGGTVHKTAEKVKETVASPHEETPAAHAEL from the exons ATGGACAGATTCAGCAGAAGAACAGCACTCTTTCTTTTCTGGTTCATCATCGTCTCGCTTCAGATTCCGAAAACAATCGGGGAAGCGCAACCAGAGGTCGAAAAGAATGAGGAAGCAGATCAGCCAACTGCTTTTGGAAGAACAATGCAAGACACAATGTCTATGCTCTATGATACAATCTCTGTCCTGCAAAAGTCTCACCAAAATGCATGGGACAAAGTTAAAACCATCATAAACGACATGCAGTTGCAATTTTCCCCTCCAAATTTAGA GGGCGGAGACGAGGCAAATGCAAAGGGCAGCGAAGGCGATGATCAAGGGATGGGAGGAAAAGTGAAAGAGGCAGCACAGAAGAGTTTTGAAACAAGCAAACATACGGTGGAGGAATCGGCTAAATCCGCAGGCGAAGCTGTGGGAGGGACGGTGCATAAGACAGCAGAAAAGGTAAAGGAGACGGTGGCTTCTCCGCACGAAGAGACTCCTGCTGCGCATGCAGAGCTTTGA
- the LOC103417346 gene encoding uncharacterized protein isoform X1: MDRFSRRTALFLFWFIIVSLQIPKTIGEAQPEVEKNEEADQPTAFGRTMQDTMSMLYDTISVLQKSHQNAWDKVKTIINDMQLQFSPPNLDFRGGDEANAKGSEGDDQGMGGKVKEAAQKSFETSKHTVEESAKSAGEAVGGTVHKTAEKVKETVASPHEETPAAHAEL, translated from the exons ATGGACAGATTCAGCAGAAGAACAGCACTCTTTCTTTTCTGGTTCATCATCGTCTCGCTTCAGATTCCGAAAACAATCGGGGAAGCGCAACCAGAGGTCGAAAAGAATGAGGAAGCAGATCAGCCAACTGCTTTTGGAAGAACAATGCAAGACACAATGTCTATGCTCTATGATACAATCTCTGTCCTGCAAAAGTCTCACCAAAATGCATGGGACAAAGTTAAAACCATCATAAACGACATGCAGTTGCAATTTTCCCCTCCAAATTTAGA TTTCAGGGGCGGAGACGAGGCAAATGCAAAGGGCAGCGAAGGCGATGATCAAGGGATGGGAGGAAAAGTGAAAGAGGCAGCACAGAAGAGTTTTGAAACAAGCAAACATACGGTGGAGGAATCGGCTAAATCCGCAGGCGAAGCTGTGGGAGGGACGGTGCATAAGACAGCAGAAAAGGTAAAGGAGACGGTGGCTTCTCCGCACGAAGAGACTCCTGCTGCGCATGCAGAGCTTTGA